The following nucleotide sequence is from Oryzias melastigma strain HK-1 linkage group LG3, ASM292280v2, whole genome shotgun sequence.
tggatttttttttcaaggctcTTATTTGCACTCTAAATgcacacatatttttttctatactcataaaaaaataaaaggtcaaacGTTTCCTCAAAAATCCTTCTCAACTGAATGTCTAAAGACggaataaatgaattaattgcTCTTAGATGTCATTGCACGGATTCTGTCAATCAGTAAACNNNNNNNNNNNNNNNNNNNNNNNNNNNNNNNNNNNNNNNNNNNNNNNNNNNNNNNNNNNNNNNNNNNNNNNNNNNNNNNNNNNNNNNNNNNNNNNNNNNNNNNNNNNNNNNNNNNNNNNNNNNNNNNNNNNNNNNNNNNNNNNNNNNNNNNNNNNNNNNNNNNNNNNNNNNNNNNNNNNNNNNNNNNNNNNNNNNNNNNNNNNNNNccttttttattcatttgtagGCTGTGTAACTTGTCAGAACTGATCATAAGTTGACAAACAGAAGCATAAAAGGTAGTTgtcaattggatttttttttcaaggctcTTATTTGCACTCTATATGCACACATACATTTTTTCTATACtcataaaacaactaaaaggtCAAACGTTTCCTCAAAAATCCTTCTCAACTGAATGTCTAAAGATggaataaatgaattaattgcTCTTAGATGTCATTGCACGGATTCTGTCAATCAGTAAACGTTTTATCTGATGCCCTTTGCACTCGGACTGATTATTACTGACTGCAGCTTGAAATGTCCTCTGGGCTGAAGTGCACTTAAAGCACCTGAAGTGCTGTACGTGTCAGTTTTTGGCGTGCTGATGGTTCACATCGAATCCCCATAGGAACATATCTTGTCTTCTTGAAAAAAGAGTGAGTACCAATGATTTGATTTAAGAAACGTTAATGCAGTCAGTCATTCCAGGCAAATCACTTGCGTTTTATTCATTGCAGATGAAGTTGCCCCTGTGCTGCTGTGCTTTGCTGGTTCTCGTCCTCACAACCAGCTTCTGCCATGGAGGCAACATCTTGGTTTTTCCTGCAGAAGGTAGCCACTGGATCAACATGGACATCCTGCTTCAAGCTTTACACTCCAGAGGACACACCTTGACTGTTCTGCGCTCAAGCAAGAGTTGGTACATTAAGGAGCACGCCCCCCATTACAAGAGTTTCACCGTTCCTGTGGAGAGAAGCATGGATCAGAAGTTAATTACAAAATTTATATCGGAATTTATTCAATACCAACGCGGGGCTCTCCCTATAGAGACCTTCCTGCATGTGAGCCTCGGCATGGTTGGTAAATTGAGGGAAGCTCATGAACCTGTGGGTGAATTTGTGACAGCTGCAATGAATGACAAAAGTTTGATGAAAACCTTTAATGAAAGTAAGTTTGACATGATGCTTACTGACCCGTGCTGGGGGGGCGGAGTCATTCTGGCTAGATATTTGAATCTGCCCGTGGTTTTTAATGTCCGCTGGTTGGTACCTGAAGAGGCTCATTTTGCCATCGCTCCTTCACCTTTATCCTACGTTCCAATCGTAGGATCAGGAAATACTGACAGGATGACCTTCTTTCAAAAagttacaaatgtgtttttgtaccTTGTGACACAACTGCAAACTTATACAGCTGTTCAATATGTCTACCAGCCAGTATGTGACCAGTTCCTTGGACCTAATCATGACTTTAATTATTTGGTTCTTGATGCAGACATTTGGCTGATGAGAACAGATTTTGTCTTTGATTATCCACGTCCCACAATGCCCAATGTTGTGTACATGGGAGGGTTCCAGTGTAAACCTGCTAAACCACTTCCTGAACATTTGGAGGAGTTTGTGCAGAGTTCTGGAGAACATGGAGTCATCATCATGTCTCTGGGAACCTTTGTCAGTGAACTTCCTGATGATGTGGCGAATGAGATCGCTGCAGCTTTTGCTGAACTGCCACAGAAAGTTATCTGGAGGTACAAAGGTAAAAGACCCTCCACTCTGGGTAACAACACTTTAGTGGTGGACTGGATGCCTCAGAATGACCTTTTAGGACATCCTAAGATCAAGTTGTTTGTGGCTCATGGAGGAACTAATGGAGTGCAGGAGACTTTGTATCATGGAGTCCCAGTTGTGGGTCTTCCCTTGTTCTTTGACCAGTATGACAATCTTCACCGACTGCAAGCAAGAAAAGGAGGTAAAATTCTCTCCATAGCCACAGTGGACAAAGACAACTTCCTGAAGGCCATGCAGGAAGTCCTGACTGATCCCTCgtacagggagaacatgcagagACTCTCCAGGCTGCACAGAGATCAGCCGGTGGAGCCGATGGACAAAGCCCTCTTCTGGATCGAGTTTGTCATGAGACACAAAGGAGCTGCTCACCTGAAAGCTCAGTCCTACAACATGTCATGGTTCACCTACCACTCTGTAGATGTGGTTCTGTTCCTGACTGCAGCGGTGCTGCTCGTGCTTTTGACCTCCTTCATGTTCATCAGGTGTTTATTCAGAGCACTTTGTAAACGTAAAGTGAAACATGAATAGAGATCTCAGTAGTAAAAGTagtaaagaaaatgtctttttccgctgagttttttagttttcctgCATGtcaatatattgtatttttttcctgaaaaagaataaatgttttaattaaacaaattttttgtcatgtgttcttgtctttaaactttgcaaaaacaaaatgtgctaCAAGGTGATCACTGGTTTGCAAGGAATCCACTTCCtcccaaaaataataataataattttgacgaagtttaatttttttcttcaatttattgaCGGATCAAATTTACAACATataaagtcatgctaaaacaaaaagtcatgcTGTGGACCACCTTACCGGCGGAGGGATACCTCGCACAGAGTCACTTAGGTTTCCCCTTAATATAACAAGTTTAGAGACctctacagcttcaaatgcctCTTCAGCTATAGCAATAGGGAGAAGACAGAGGGGTAGAGGAGGAATTTAGATTTGGCCAAatagtgaaagaaaaatatagaagcacagaattcacattttaaagtccAATGCAGGTTCTAGTCAGCTATGTGTTTTGGGGGGTCTTTTGTCATCTGCTTGTGTTGATCACTGCCCTCTGCTGACAAGCTGCATGAGGAGACCCTCACACTGCCAAAGGAGGTTAAAGTTAGTTCAGTCACCACTTTATCAATGTGCTCTATTTATTATTGCTATAACTTTTAATCAACATTACAATCTGTTTCATCTCTTACTGTAgatcaaattaaattgaactATTTAGTGAGatgtttagtttaatttgagtttaaaacGAGATTTCAAAATTTGGAAGTGAACTTTTACTGAAGCTAAAGTTCCTccttttttagctacatgttggTATGTAATTTCTACATGTCAAATTGGAGGCACCAGTAACAGTTAAATAACCTTCAAACTATCAtgtaacatttctttaaagaaaacacatatTAGTTTATATAAATGATACACTAAATATTCACCATTTAAGAGGGTAAATGTTACTTCATTATAGTTGAGGTTTCAATTATCTTTTTGAACAAGAAatatatgaaattaaaaaaatccagttccTTTAAAAGATCAAATATTCTGGTAGGCTTTATATTTTGCAagtgttctgttgtttttttaaaaataggatttAAAGTCCAGATGAATTCAGTGAAACACTGTTGTAAATTGGACCATTTACATTTGTGAATGTGGAATTTCCAGAAGACAATAAAcagtttaatattaaaaaatatattttgataaaCTATGCAAAAATATAACATGACATCGAAAAATATGAATTCTGATATTAATAGGgtatttaattttgtgattaatAATTCTTCCAAATCGGACCGAAT
It contains:
- the LOC118597884 gene encoding UDP-glucuronosyltransferase 2A2-like translates to MKLPLCCCALLVLVLTTSFCHGGNILVFPAEGSHWINMDILLQALHSRGHTLTVLRSSKSWYIKEHAPHYKSFTVPVERSMDQKLITKFISEFIQYQRGALPIETFLHVSLGMVGKLREAHEPVGEFVTAAMNDKSLMKTFNESKFDMMLTDPCWGGGVILARYLNLPVVFNVRWLVPEEAHFAIAPSPLSYVPIVGSGNTDRMTFFQKVTNVFLYLVTQLQTYTAVQYVYQPVCDQFLGPNHDFNYLVLDADIWLMRTDFVFDYPRPTMPNVVYMGGFQCKPAKPLPEHLEEFVQSSGEHGVIIMSLGTFVSELPDDVANEIAAAFAELPQKVIWRYKGKRPSTLGNNTLVVDWMPQNDLLGHPKIKLFVAHGGTNGVQETLYHGVPVVGLPLFFDQYDNLHRLQARKGGKILSIATVDKDNFLKAMQEVLTDPSYRENMQRLSRLHRDQPVEPMDKALFWIEFVMRHKGAAHLKAQSYNMSWFTYHSVDVVLFLTAAVLLVLLTSFMFIRCLFRALCKRKVKHE